The Pirellulales bacterium sequence GGGCGATGCGCTGCGCGCAAGTTTGGCCGTTTAATCTATTCTAAGGTGATGACCACGCCCATTTTGGCTCGTGCGTATCCAGGTCGATCACTCTAATCTGGCCGCTCCAGCCGCCAAACGCCAGCCGTTTGCCGTCGGGCGAAATCGCCACGCCGAAAACCAGGTCATTGGCCCCATCGAGCGTCTCCGCAAGTTTTGGGTGTGCGAAGTCGGCGAAGTCCCACAGGCGCACCGAGCCGTCCATGCCGCAACTGGCGAGCAGCTTGCCTCCCGGCGCGAAGCACAAATCGGTGACGCTTCCCTGCTTGTGTCCCTCAAGCCGACCGACTTCCTTGCCGCTCTCGACCTCAAAGATCCGAATCGTCGCGTCAGCACAGCCGGTGAGGACATGCTTGCCGTCCTCGGTGAAGACGACTCCGTTGACGTCGGCCGGGTGCTGCAGACGGTGCAAGACCTCGTAGTTGTCCATATCGAGCAGATGCGCGACACGGTCCTGGCCGCACATGCACAAAGTTTTTCCGTCCGGTGAAATCGCCATGCCCCACACCTTGCGATGAAGCTTCCAGCTATGCAACGGCTTCTTCGACGGCACATCGAAAACGCGCACGGAGCCGTCCCCCACCGCGGCGACCAGGACTCGGCGCTGCTCGTCGGGCAAGAACTGCAACACTTCGACGTTGCGTGGCAACTTTATTTCATCCGTGCGCTTGCCCGACTGCGCGTCGTAAAAAGAAATCATTCCGCCGTAATCGCCGGAGACGAAGTATTCGCCTTTCGGCGCCCACGCGACCGTCCTCACTCCGCGCTGCGTCGGAATCACGAACTTTGCTTCACCCGTTTGTGCATCCCAGACCCGGACTTCGCCTCCCTCGTTGGCGTCCCAATGGCCGTGGGCAGTGGCCAGCCATTTTCCGTCGGGCGAGTAACGAGGAAACCAGGCAAGCCGCACGACCTTCCGGTCTTGCCGCGCACCCGTCCGATCCTCAGCGCCGGCCTTTTTGTCTTCCGGCACGACTTCGATGATGCACGCGCGGTCGGCGGCCAACCATTTACGGACGGCAGCAGCGGCCGCTTCGGGCGACACCGCCTTCATTCTCGTCCGGAGCTGATCGAAGTCGCCGGCCACGATCTCCATCCTCAGCCGCTGCAACTCGATATTGCCCCGGGCGGTCGTGCGGCTGACGTCGGGCGGCAACTCAACCTTATCCAAATCTGTCTGAAAAAACTCGTCGAGCTCGTTCGAGTAGGAACGCAATTCCATTTCGTCGAGTCCGCCCGGTTGACCCAGGCGGTCCATCTCGGCGGCGACGAGTTTCCTCCAAGCGTCGAAGCTCTCCTCGGTCGGCGCCTCGCAGTCGATGACCAGGAGGCGATCGAAATCGTCATGCACTTCTGGCAAGGTTCCCAAGGCCGCACGGTCGGGAGAGTTGAACAACCGCCTTTCCAGCACGCCCGCGACGAGATGGAGAGCCGGATAATCGGGATCGTCGGCCGGCGGAAGCGGCCAGGACATGAACCAATGCCGCATGGGCACGTCCCATCGCACGCGCCGCTTACCGGGCGTCAGCCCCGGCCGCGATGGCAGTGGATCCTTCGCTTTGGCCAGCGGTCCGAAGCGATCTTCGATCGCTTGACGTGTCTGGGCGACGTCGAAATCCCCGATGACGATAAGAACCGCCGAATCGATGCGGAAGCAACGATCATGGAAGCCGCGCACGTCCTCGACCCCGAAGTTCTTCATTTGTCGCCGCAGTGGAACTTCGGTTTGGGCGTGGAACGCTGCCTGTGCAAAGGGGACCAGGGCAAGATTTCCCCAATGTTCGACTTCAAACAACACACTGGGGATCTCCCGCTCGAGCGTCGCGGCGGAGTAGTTCATGTTGCCGAGGATGGCCGCCTCAATGGCCAGCGCCAGGGGCAGTTCGTCGCGCGTGCAATCATCCAGGTCGAAACGCATGAATTCGCCCAAGTTCACGGCACTCAGCTTGCTTTCCGCGTACCACTGCTTGACCTTTTCGGCAAGCCGTGCGTCACCCACATCGAAAACCGTGGCATGCTCCGTTATTTGCGACAAAAGCGCCTGGCCCTTGCCCTCATTCAGTATGCCCGCACGCACGGCCAACGACAGCGCAACCTTGCCTGGATCGCGTTCGGGCACTAGCCGCACGCGCAAGCCGTTCGGTAGCACAAATGAAGTTGGTCCGGCCTCGGGCGATTGCCCAAGAAACATTCCCAATAAGGCGAAACCTAATGTTGCGAGCACTGCGATCACTCCCTTCCTGAATGAGTAGAAATTGCGCGGACGACCAGTAGTTTGAGGTGCGAGCGACGCGGGCAAAGGCGCGACCGACGGTTGTTGCAAATGAGCCAGACACTGCTCGAGCAGGTCGCTCACCTCCTGCGCCGAGTCAAAGCGGGGTGCGGGATCCTTTTGCAACAATCGATCGACAAGGGCACTGAACCACGGCGGCAGCTCACGATTGAGCGAGGCCATCGGCTGGGGCGCGTCATCAACCACTCGCCGCAGGGTGGCGATGGTTGAGTCGGCGCGGAAAGGCGAAACGCCCGTCGCCATTTCGTAGAGGACGCAGCCCAGACTGAACAGATCGGAACGGCCGTCGAGCGGTTCGCCTCGTGCCTGCTCGGGCGACATGTACTGGGGAGTGCCGGCGATGATGCCCCATCGCGTGAGGGCAACGTCATCCGCGGCGCACGCCAGGCCGAAATCAGTGAGTAGTGCCCGTTCCACTCCCTTTTCCAACAGGATGTTGGCCGGTTTCACATCTCGATGAACCAGTCCCTGTTCGTGTGCCGCGGCCAGGCCCGCCGCCGCCTGCATGCCGATGCGTAGAACTTCCGTGAGCTCCAATGTCCCTTTCGCGGCCAGCCGCTGGGCGAGTGATTCTCCGCCAACCAGAGGCATCACCAAGAACGGCAATCGTCCGCCTGCTTGCACCTGGTAAATCGCCATCACATTGGGATGTACGACAGCCGCCGCCGCTTGAGCCTCGCGTGAGAACCGCTTCTTGGCCAACGAGCTGCAGGCCAGGTGTGGCGACAGAACCTTGATTGCCACGGAGCGCTTCAGATCGGGGTCGAAACCCTTCAACACCACTCCCATGCCGCCCCGGCCGATGATCTTCAGCACCTCGTAGCCACCTAACCGACCAAGCATATTCGGCCCGTTAGCGGGCTCGAGGAATTCCACGGCGAAGTCCGCTTCAGACCATTCGTCGCCAGCGGTCAGCGCGCCATCCAGTTCGTCATTGGCAAGCATCGCCGCGGCTTCATGACACCAACTTGCGCCGCCGGCCATTCGTTCCAAGGCCGCGCTGCACTCCTCGCAGGCTTCCAGGTGGCGATGCAGCAACACCTCATCGCACTCCGACAGCTTTCCCGCCAGCACCGATTGCAAAAGGTCGATCGAACAGGAAGACGTCATACCGTTTCCTCCAGTTCGTTCACCTTGGCACGCAAGCGGGCCAGCACGCGACACTTGGCGACTCGAATTGCCCCCAAGGTCATCCCCAGTTTCCCGGCCGCGTCGGCGGGAGACTTTCCGGCGATGCTGGTCTCCCAGAAGGCCGCCCATGTCGCGGGGCGGACTTCGGCGCGTACCTGTTCGGCCGCGCGCTGAAACATCGCCCGCCGCAATTCGTAGTCGAACTCGGCGCTCGCCGGCTCTTCCGCCGCGGGCAGCATGTCGAGCATGGCCAGCATATCGGAACCACCGGTTCCGACGACGCGCCGGTCGCGATGTTTGAACCAGTTGATCACCAGGTTGCGAGTCACCCGCCGCAGCCATCCGCGGAACGATCCTCGCTCTCTTGCCGGATCCCAGCGATCGATATTGCCACTGACGGCCAGAAACAGCTCCTGCATGATCTCCCGCGCGTCGGCGTCTTGGAGCCCGTGCCTCCGAAGCAATCGATAAACCACTGG is a genomic window containing:
- a CDS encoding protein kinase, with translation MTSSCSIDLLQSVLAGKLSECDEVLLHRHLEACEECSAALERMAGGASWCHEAAAMLANDELDGALTAGDEWSEADFAVEFLEPANGPNMLGRLGGYEVLKIIGRGGMGVVLKGFDPDLKRSVAIKVLSPHLACSSLAKKRFSREAQAAAAVVHPNVMAIYQVQAGGRLPFLVMPLVGGESLAQRLAAKGTLELTEVLRIGMQAAAGLAAAHEQGLVHRDVKPANILLEKGVERALLTDFGLACAADDVALTRWGIIAGTPQYMSPEQARGEPLDGRSDLFSLGCVLYEMATGVSPFRADSTIATLRRVVDDAPQPMASLNRELPPWFSALVDRLLQKDPAPRFDSAQEVSDLLEQCLAHLQQPSVAPLPASLAPQTTGRPRNFYSFRKGVIAVLATLGFALLGMFLGQSPEAGPTSFVLPNGLRVRLVPERDPGKVALSLAVRAGILNEGKGQALLSQITEHATVFDVGDARLAEKVKQWYAESKLSAVNLGEFMRFDLDDCTRDELPLALAIEAAILGNMNYSAATLEREIPSVLFEVEHWGNLALVPFAQAAFHAQTEVPLRRQMKNFGVEDVRGFHDRCFRIDSAVLIVIGDFDVAQTRQAIEDRFGPLAKAKDPLPSRPGLTPGKRRVRWDVPMRHWFMSWPLPPADDPDYPALHLVAGVLERRLFNSPDRAALGTLPEVHDDFDRLLVIDCEAPTEESFDAWRKLVAAEMDRLGQPGGLDEMELRSYSNELDEFFQTDLDKVELPPDVSRTTARGNIELQRLRMEIVAGDFDQLRTRMKAVSPEAAAAAVRKWLAADRACIIEVVPEDKKAGAEDRTGARQDRKVVRLAWFPRYSPDGKWLATAHGHWDANEGGEVRVWDAQTGEAKFVIPTQRGVRTVAWAPKGEYFVSGDYGGMISFYDAQSGKRTDEIKLPRNVEVLQFLPDEQRRVLVAAVGDGSVRVFDVPSKKPLHSWKLHRKVWGMAISPDGKTLCMCGQDRVAHLLDMDNYEVLHRLQHPADVNGVVFTEDGKHVLTGCADATIRIFEVESGKEVGRLEGHKQGSVTDLCFAPGGKLLASCGMDGSVRLWDFADFAHPKLAETLDGANDLVFGVAISPDGKRLAFGGWSGQIRVIDLDTHEPKWAWSSP
- a CDS encoding sigma-70 family RNA polymerase sigma factor; its protein translation is MTATPSTRSSLLLRLRDPQDHRAWLEFVNLYEPVVYRLLRRHGLQDADAREIMQELFLAVSGNIDRWDPARERGSFRGWLRRVTRNLVINWFKHRDRRVVGTGGSDMLAMLDMLPAAEEPASAEFDYELRRAMFQRAAEQVRAEVRPATWAAFWETSIAGKSPADAAGKLGMTLGAIRVAKCRVLARLRAKVNELEETV